A genomic stretch from Streptomyces sp. QL37 includes:
- a CDS encoding glycosyl transferase gives MPSERRDHDRGCGLPAGPLAELPAAGYRVRYRGLLRTGWHRIRAVLPLTLAPVSAGVVLLFLVLPAHRAARGNGQAWTGLADSVTVASLGLVAVFAPVGLALAVHAVTVARDPVPVTPEPGTRVAFLTTYVPGREPLSAVRANLEGAARMRYPGPLDVWLLDEGDDPEARMLCAELGVHHFTRLGVPEWNQEAGPHRAGTEHGNRNAWIAKHGDAYDLLASVDTGHVPLPGFLERTTGYFRDPDTAFVVGPRLAGDHDFHALVQRAGNRYGAPVLAGPGSVVRVAALRQAGGFHGSGTEDTTTGFEIHRHRNPGTGQYWRSVHTPDVPASREGHASPADRHGRWPGRSRAELLRRYGKALFRVPPGRLIGYTLLLVHHPVATAAGLLGVLSCLAATVHTAARGWAVLALLIALAPLVARSFTLLRERGHDGARERSRAPGAGPETEPALATAAGTPAAGG, from the coding sequence ATGCCGTCGGAAAGACGTGACCACGACCGAGGCTGCGGCCTGCCTGCCGGGCCGCTCGCGGAGCTGCCCGCGGCCGGGTACCGGGTGCGGTACCGCGGCCTCCTGCGCACCGGGTGGCACCGAATACGAGCGGTTCTCCCGCTGACGCTCGCGCCCGTGTCCGCGGGGGTCGTACTGCTCTTCCTGGTCCTGCCCGCGCACCGGGCCGCGCGCGGGAACGGCCAGGCGTGGACCGGTCTCGCCGACTCCGTGACCGTGGCATCCCTCGGCCTGGTCGCCGTGTTCGCACCGGTCGGCCTCGCCCTGGCCGTGCACGCCGTGACGGTGGCCAGGGACCCGGTCCCGGTGACGCCCGAGCCCGGTACCCGGGTCGCCTTCCTCACCACGTACGTACCGGGCAGGGAGCCGCTCTCCGCGGTGCGCGCCAACCTGGAGGGCGCCGCACGGATGCGGTACCCCGGGCCGCTGGACGTCTGGCTGCTCGACGAGGGCGACGACCCGGAGGCCAGGATGCTCTGCGCCGAGCTGGGCGTGCACCACTTCACCCGTCTCGGGGTGCCCGAGTGGAACCAGGAGGCGGGCCCGCACCGGGCCGGCACCGAGCACGGCAACCGCAACGCCTGGATCGCCAAGCACGGCGACGCGTACGACCTCCTTGCCTCCGTGGACACCGGTCACGTCCCGCTGCCCGGCTTCCTGGAGCGGACGACGGGCTACTTCCGGGACCCGGACACCGCGTTCGTCGTCGGCCCGCGGCTCGCCGGTGACCACGACTTCCACGCGCTGGTGCAGCGAGCGGGCAACCGCTACGGAGCGCCCGTGCTCGCCGGCCCCGGAAGCGTCGTACGCGTCGCGGCACTGCGCCAGGCCGGCGGCTTCCACGGCTCCGGCACCGAGGACACGACGACGGGCTTCGAGATCCACCGGCACCGCAACCCGGGGACCGGGCAGTACTGGCGCTCCGTCCACACCCCGGACGTGCCGGCCTCCCGCGAGGGACACGCCTCCCCGGCGGACCGCCACGGCCGGTGGCCGGGCCGGTCCCGGGCGGAGCTGCTGCGGCGGTACGGGAAGGCGCTGTTCCGGGTGCCGCCCGGCCGGCTCATCGGGTACACGCTGCTCCTCGTCCACCATCCCGTGGCCACCGCCGCCGGGCTGCTCGGTGTGCTGAGCTGTCTGGCGGCCACCGTCCACACGGCGGCCCGCGGCTGGGCGGTGCTCGCTCTGCTGATCGCCCTCGCGCCGCTCGTGGCCCGGTCCTTCACGCTGCTGCGGGAGCGCGGCCACGACGGCGCACGGGAGCGGTCCCGCGCGCCCGGTGCGGGCCCGGAGACGGAGCCCGCGCTCGCCACCGCCGCGGGGACCCCGGCCGCAGGGGGCTGA
- a CDS encoding methylmalonyl-CoA mutase family protein, whose protein sequence is MDAHAIEEGRRRWQARYDKARKRDADFTTLSGDPVEPVYGPRPGDTYEGFERIGWPGEYPFTRGLHPTGYRGRTWTIRQFAGFGNAEQTNERYKTILANGGGGLSVAFDMPTLMGRDSDDPRSLGEVGHCGVAIDSAADMEVLFRDIPLGDVTTSMTISGPAVPVFCMYLVAAERQGVDPAVLNGTLQTDIFKEYIAQKEWLFQPEPHLRLIGDLMEHCARDIPDYKPLSVSGYHIREAGATAAQELAYTLADGFGYVELGLSRGLDVDTFAPGLSFFFDAHLDFFEEIAKFRAARRIWARWMKETYGAKTDKAQWLRFHTQTAGVSLTAQQPYNNVVRTAVEALSAVLGGTNSLHTNALDETLALPSEQAAEIALRTQQVLMEETGVANVADPLGGSWYVEQLTDRIEADAEKIFEQIKERGTRAHPDGKHPIGPMTSGILRGIEDGWFTGETAESAFRYQQSLEKGEKRVVGVNVHHGSVTGDLEILRVSHEVEREQVRGLAGRKEGREEAKVRGALDAMLAAARDGSNMIAPMLEAVRAEATLGEICGVLRDEWGVYTEPPGF, encoded by the coding sequence ATGGACGCTCATGCGATCGAGGAAGGCCGCCGCCGCTGGCAGGCCCGTTACGACAAGGCCCGCAAGCGTGACGCGGACTTCACCACGCTCTCCGGTGACCCGGTGGAGCCGGTGTACGGGCCGCGCCCCGGCGACACGTACGAGGGCTTCGAGCGGATCGGCTGGCCCGGCGAGTACCCCTTCACCCGGGGGCTCCACCCGACCGGCTACCGGGGCCGCACCTGGACGATCCGCCAGTTCGCCGGGTTCGGCAACGCCGAGCAGACCAACGAGCGGTACAAGACCATCCTGGCCAACGGCGGCGGCGGGCTCAGTGTCGCCTTCGACATGCCGACCCTGATGGGCCGCGACTCCGACGACCCCCGCTCGCTCGGCGAGGTCGGCCACTGCGGCGTCGCCATCGACTCCGCCGCCGACATGGAGGTCCTGTTCCGGGACATCCCGCTCGGTGACGTCACCACCTCGATGACGATCAGTGGCCCCGCCGTCCCCGTCTTCTGCATGTACCTGGTCGCCGCGGAGCGCCAGGGTGTCGACCCGGCCGTGCTCAACGGCACGCTCCAGACCGACATCTTCAAGGAGTACATCGCGCAGAAGGAGTGGCTCTTCCAGCCCGAGCCGCACCTGCGGCTCATCGGCGACCTGATGGAGCACTGCGCCCGCGACATCCCCGACTACAAGCCGTTGTCGGTCTCCGGCTACCACATCCGCGAGGCCGGGGCCACGGCCGCACAGGAGCTCGCGTACACCCTCGCCGACGGCTTCGGATACGTGGAGCTCGGGCTCTCGCGGGGCCTGGACGTCGACACCTTCGCTCCCGGGCTCTCCTTCTTCTTCGACGCGCACCTCGACTTCTTCGAGGAGATCGCCAAGTTCCGCGCCGCCCGCCGGATCTGGGCCCGCTGGATGAAGGAGACGTACGGCGCGAAGACCGACAAGGCGCAGTGGCTCCGCTTCCACACCCAGACCGCCGGTGTCTCGCTCACCGCCCAGCAGCCGTACAACAACGTCGTACGCACCGCCGTGGAGGCGCTGTCCGCAGTCCTGGGCGGCACCAACTCCCTGCACACCAACGCCCTGGACGAGACGCTCGCCCTGCCCTCCGAGCAGGCCGCCGAGATCGCGCTGCGCACCCAGCAGGTGCTCATGGAGGAGACCGGGGTCGCCAACGTCGCCGACCCGCTGGGCGGTTCGTGGTACGTCGAGCAGCTCACCGACCGCATCGAGGCCGACGCCGAGAAGATCTTCGAGCAGATCAAGGAGCGCGGCACCCGGGCACACCCGGACGGCAAGCACCCCATCGGACCGATGACCTCCGGAATCTTGCGCGGCATCGAGGACGGCTGGTTCACCGGTGAGACCGCCGAATCCGCCTTCCGCTACCAGCAGTCGCTGGAGAAGGGCGAGAAGCGGGTCGTCGGCGTCAACGTCCACCACGGGTCCGTCACCGGCGACCTGGAGATCCTGCGCGTCAGCCACGAGGTCGAACGCGAGCAGGTGCGCGGACTCGCCGGGCGCAAGGAGGGCCGCGAGGAGGCGAAGGTGCGTGGTGCGCTGGACGCGATGCTGGCCGCCGCACGCGACGGCTCGAACATGATCGCGCCGATGCTGGAGGCCGTACGGGCGGAGGCGACCCTCGGCGAGATCTGCGGGGTGCTGCGCGACGAGTGGGGCGTCTACACGGAGCCCCCGGGCTTCTGA
- a CDS encoding MarR family transcriptional regulator: MPKPLSLPFDPIARAEELWHRRWGPVPSMGAITSIMRAQQILLAEVDAVVKPYGLTFARYEALVLLTFSQAGELPMSKIGERLMVHPTSVTNTVDRLVRSGLVDKRPNPNDGRGTLASITDKGREVVEAASRDLMAMDFGLGAYDDEECAEIFAMLRPLRVAAQDFEDK, from the coding sequence GTGCCGAAGCCGCTCAGCCTCCCCTTCGATCCCATCGCCCGCGCCGAGGAACTCTGGCACCGGCGCTGGGGGCCGGTGCCCTCCATGGGCGCGATCACGTCGATCATGCGCGCGCAGCAGATCCTGCTCGCCGAGGTGGACGCGGTGGTGAAACCGTACGGGCTGACGTTCGCCCGCTACGAGGCGCTGGTCCTGCTCACCTTCTCCCAGGCCGGCGAGCTGCCGATGTCCAAGATCGGGGAGCGCCTGATGGTGCACCCCACCTCCGTGACGAACACCGTCGACCGGCTGGTGCGCTCGGGGCTGGTCGACAAGCGCCCCAACCCCAACGACGGGCGCGGAACCCTCGCGTCCATCACGGACAAGGGCCGCGAGGTCGTCGAGGCTGCCAGCCGGGACCTGATGGCGATGGACTTCGGGCTCGGGGCGTACGACGACGAGGAGTGCGCCGAGATCTTCGCCATGCTGCGCCCGCTGCGGGTGGCCGCCCAGGACTTCGAGGACAAGTAG
- a CDS encoding DUF6230 family protein — translation MSSQVRGGTRWKRFALVMVPSVVATAAVGVGLAQGALAASFSVSGQSFKVSTDKLVGKDFVQYGSVAVGKDLKGKDAAHPVAVSGFSSATITNMCQSVVTPDLPFGLGSVSLELNAGTDPKKPVEATNLYLDVAQLDADAYFENIDIGVAAGSVGKPGIQPGTEKAVNPNGFAQRAETATLSNVEQTAWATTAGTFKLSNLSLKLHKGVKECF, via the coding sequence ATGAGTTCGCAGGTTCGCGGTGGTACCAGATGGAAGCGTTTCGCTCTGGTCATGGTGCCGAGCGTCGTCGCGACCGCGGCGGTCGGCGTCGGTCTGGCGCAGGGTGCGCTGGCCGCGTCCTTCAGCGTCTCCGGCCAGAGCTTCAAGGTCAGCACCGACAAGCTCGTCGGTAAGGACTTCGTCCAGTACGGCAGCGTCGCTGTCGGCAAGGACCTCAAGGGCAAGGACGCGGCGCACCCGGTCGCCGTCTCCGGCTTCAGCAGCGCCACGATCACCAACATGTGCCAGTCGGTGGTCACGCCTGACCTTCCGTTCGGTCTCGGCAGCGTCAGCCTGGAGCTGAATGCGGGTACCGACCCGAAGAAGCCCGTCGAGGCGACGAACCTGTACCTCGACGTCGCACAGCTCGACGCGGACGCGTACTTCGAGAACATCGACATCGGCGTCGCCGCCGGTTCGGTGGGCAAGCCCGGTATCCAGCCCGGCACCGAGAAGGCCGTCAACCCGAACGGCTTCGCGCAGCGTGCCGAGACGGCCACGCTGTCCAACGTGGAGCAGACGGCGTGGGCGACCACCGCCGGCACCTTCAAGCTCAGCAACCTGAGCCTGAAGCTGCACAAGGGCGTCAAGGAGTGCTTCTAG
- a CDS encoding MTH1187 family thiamine-binding protein has protein sequence MIVAFSVSPLGVGEDVGEYVADAVRVVRESGLPNRTDAMFTSVEGEWDEVMDVVKRAVAAVEARAGRVSLVLKADIRPGVTDGLTSKVETVERHLAG, from the coding sequence ATGATCGTCGCCTTCTCCGTCAGCCCCCTGGGCGTCGGCGAGGACGTCGGTGAGTACGTCGCCGACGCCGTCCGTGTCGTCCGTGAGTCCGGGCTGCCCAACCGTACGGACGCGATGTTCACCTCCGTCGAGGGTGAGTGGGACGAGGTCATGGACGTCGTGAAGCGCGCCGTGGCCGCGGTCGAGGCCCGTGCGGGCCGCGTCTCCCTCGTACTGAAGGCCGACATCCGGCCGGGCGTCACCGACGGTCTGACCTCCAAGGTCGAGACGGTGGAGCGCCACCTGGCGGGCTGA
- a CDS encoding TetR/AcrR family transcriptional regulator, translating to MLSRSPTGPARSGRPRSPEADAAILEATRESLVDLGWSKLTMGDVATRAGVAKTTLYRRWAGKNELVVDAVAVLFDELELPDLGSLAADVEAVVLQFAALLERPETKTALMAVVAESTRDEALRDRIRDSIVTRQKHLVLQGRERAQRRGELPVEPDSVVAARTADLIFDVIAGAVVHRALVSAEPVDTDWAQRFTLLLLSGLGAAASQED from the coding sequence ATGCTGAGCCGCAGCCCGACCGGACCCGCCCGTTCCGGACGACCCCGCAGCCCCGAGGCCGATGCCGCGATCCTCGAGGCGACCCGCGAGTCGCTGGTCGACCTCGGCTGGTCGAAGCTGACGATGGGCGACGTGGCGACGCGGGCGGGGGTCGCCAAGACGACTCTCTACCGCCGCTGGGCCGGCAAGAACGAGCTGGTGGTGGACGCGGTCGCCGTCCTCTTCGACGAACTGGAGCTGCCCGACCTCGGCAGCCTCGCGGCCGACGTGGAGGCCGTGGTGCTCCAGTTCGCGGCCCTGCTGGAACGGCCGGAGACCAAGACGGCGCTGATGGCGGTGGTCGCCGAGTCGACGCGCGACGAGGCGCTGCGGGACCGCATACGCGACTCGATCGTGACCCGGCAGAAGCACCTCGTCCTCCAGGGGCGGGAGCGCGCGCAGCGGCGCGGCGAGCTGCCCGTCGAGCCGGACTCGGTGGTGGCGGCCCGCACCGCCGACCTGATCTTCGACGTGATCGCCGGCGCCGTGGTGCACCGCGCACTGGTGAGCGCCGAGCCCGTCGACACCGACTGGGCCCAGCGCTTCACCCTGCTGCTGCTCTCGGGACTGGGAGCGGCGGCCTCGCAGGAGGACTGA
- a CDS encoding DUF6114 domain-containing protein, with translation MSPESTGQNEHHLTVYRRGFRTWRGNRPFWAGLFTILGGLPIAYFPYANMHLGNMTIAMSTTAGAGSLIIGILLITLGFTMWFHHIVRVFAGVAAILLALISIPVANIGGFIVGFLFALLGGALSIAWAPAEVKSVPASEGPEAQMSRGDAPEAPEYRQEPHGTAEGPRRPMLFKAAAEADGGRHRAG, from the coding sequence ATGAGCCCCGAGTCCACAGGGCAGAACGAGCACCACCTCACCGTCTACCGGCGGGGATTCCGCACCTGGCGGGGTAACCGGCCGTTCTGGGCGGGCCTGTTCACCATCCTGGGTGGTCTACCCATCGCGTACTTCCCGTACGCCAACATGCACCTCGGCAACATGACGATCGCGATGTCCACCACCGCGGGTGCGGGGTCGCTGATCATCGGAATCCTGCTGATCACGCTGGGTTTCACGATGTGGTTCCACCACATCGTGCGGGTGTTCGCAGGCGTCGCCGCGATCCTGCTCGCGCTGATCTCCATACCGGTCGCCAACATAGGCGGCTTCATCGTCGGCTTCCTGTTCGCCCTTCTCGGCGGAGCGCTCTCGATCGCCTGGGCCCCGGCCGAGGTGAAGAGCGTCCCGGCCTCCGAGGGCCCGGAGGCGCAGATGTCCAGGGGCGACGCTCCCGAGGCGCCTGAGTACCGTCAGGAGCCCCACGGCACGGCTGAGGGCCCGCGGAGGCCGATGCTCTTCAAGGCTGCGGCGGAGGCCGACGGTGGGAGGCATCGTGCGGGGTGA
- a CDS encoding DUF5937 family protein has protein sequence MPFHLYFDESDLLRCRFALSPLWETQEAVRLLHRPGRHGYHLPWLRRVREDAAGLDLTPLWLLMPDGGYNPDFICPPPLGPLATFAEEIAAVRAMDPAAARDDMALALADTPGGLRSPAGQRMLAEPARAVQELADLLERAWEVMVEPHWPRLRALLEADIAYHSRRLAEVGFEQLLGEVSPRLRWADSTLTVVGTVGNHSRVLGGQGLVLVPSVFTWPDVVGGFEPPWQPAVIYPVRGIGGLWTESADRTPDALARLLGRARADVLCALGEPAGTSALAHRLGLAPSSVSAHLSALRGAGLLTSRRYGHQVLYERTPLGIALAAQEP, from the coding sequence ATGCCGTTCCATCTGTACTTCGACGAGAGTGATCTGCTCCGCTGCCGTTTCGCGCTCTCCCCGCTCTGGGAGACGCAGGAGGCGGTGCGCCTGCTCCACCGCCCCGGACGGCACGGCTACCACCTGCCCTGGCTCCGGCGGGTCAGGGAGGACGCCGCCGGGCTGGACCTCACGCCGCTGTGGCTGCTGATGCCGGACGGCGGCTACAACCCGGACTTCATCTGCCCGCCGCCGCTCGGGCCGCTCGCCACCTTCGCCGAGGAGATCGCGGCCGTACGCGCGATGGATCCGGCGGCAGCCCGCGACGACATGGCGCTCGCGCTCGCCGACACCCCGGGCGGTCTGCGCTCCCCCGCCGGGCAGCGGATGCTGGCCGAACCGGCACGGGCGGTCCAGGAGCTGGCGGACCTGCTGGAGCGGGCGTGGGAGGTGATGGTCGAGCCGCACTGGCCCCGGCTGCGCGCCCTGCTGGAGGCGGACATCGCCTACCACTCGCGCCGTCTCGCCGAGGTCGGTTTCGAGCAGCTGCTGGGCGAGGTCAGTCCACGGCTGCGATGGGCCGACTCGACGCTGACCGTGGTCGGCACCGTCGGGAACCACAGCAGGGTCCTGGGCGGGCAGGGGCTCGTCCTGGTGCCCAGCGTCTTCACCTGGCCGGACGTGGTCGGCGGCTTCGAGCCCCCCTGGCAGCCCGCAGTGATCTACCCCGTGCGCGGCATCGGCGGGCTGTGGACGGAGTCCGCCGACCGGACGCCGGACGCGCTCGCCCGGCTGCTGGGAAGGGCCCGCGCCGACGTGCTCTGCGCCCTCGGTGAACCGGCCGGGACGAGTGCGCTGGCCCACCGGCTGGGGCTCGCCCCGTCCTCCGTGTCCGCGCATCTGTCGGCGCTGCGCGGGGCGGGCCTCCTCACCTCGCGGCGCTACGGGCACCAGGTGCTGTACGAGCGCACCCCGCTGGGCATCGCGCTGGCTGCGCAGGAGCCGTAG
- a CDS encoding tetratricopeptide repeat protein produces MQPRNMSMSGVVDLAAVKAAGDAKAKAEQARAESARQGGGGAVSPASLVIDVDEAGFETDVLQRSTEVPVVIDFWAEWCEPCKQLGPLLERLAVEYNGRFVLAKVDVDANQMLMQQFGIQGIPAVFAVVAGQALPLFQGAAPESQIRQTLDQLIQVGEERFGLTGIAVDPDAGAGGEESAPAEVPAGPYDAQLEAAAQALDANDFDGAVRAYKSVLADDPVNTEAKLGLAQAELLGRVAGMDPQQVRKEAAENPAQPAAQMAAADLDLVGGHVEDAFGRLVETVRRNFGDDRDAVRVRLLELFEVIGLDDPRVTAARTALARVLF; encoded by the coding sequence ATGCAGCCTAGGAACATGTCCATGAGCGGCGTCGTCGACCTCGCCGCTGTGAAGGCGGCCGGCGACGCCAAGGCGAAGGCGGAGCAGGCCCGCGCGGAGTCCGCCCGGCAGGGGGGCGGCGGTGCCGTGTCACCCGCCTCCCTGGTGATCGATGTCGACGAGGCGGGTTTCGAGACCGACGTCCTCCAGCGCTCCACCGAAGTCCCCGTCGTCATCGACTTCTGGGCCGAGTGGTGCGAGCCGTGCAAGCAGCTCGGCCCGCTCCTGGAGCGCCTCGCCGTCGAGTACAACGGCCGCTTCGTGCTGGCCAAGGTCGATGTCGACGCCAACCAGATGCTGATGCAGCAGTTCGGGATCCAGGGCATCCCGGCGGTCTTCGCCGTGGTGGCCGGACAGGCCCTCCCGCTCTTCCAGGGCGCGGCCCCCGAGAGCCAGATCCGCCAGACGCTGGACCAGCTGATCCAGGTCGGCGAGGAGCGGTTCGGTCTGACCGGGATCGCCGTCGACCCGGACGCCGGAGCGGGTGGCGAGGAGAGCGCCCCGGCGGAGGTGCCCGCGGGGCCGTACGACGCGCAGCTGGAAGCCGCCGCGCAGGCGCTGGACGCCAACGACTTCGACGGCGCGGTCCGGGCCTACAAGAGCGTTCTGGCCGACGACCCGGTCAACACCGAGGCGAAGCTGGGCCTCGCCCAGGCCGAACTGCTGGGCCGTGTCGCGGGCATGGACCCGCAGCAGGTCCGCAAGGAGGCCGCGGAGAACCCGGCCCAGCCGGCGGCGCAGATGGCCGCGGCGGACCTGGACCTCGTGGGCGGGCACGTCGAGGACGCCTTCGGCCGGCTGGTCGAGACGGTCCGCCGCAATTTCGGCGACGACCGCGACGCCGTACGGGTGCGGCTCCTGGAGCTCTTCGAGGTGATCGGCCTCGACGACCCCCGGGTGACCGCCGCGCGGACAGCGCTGGCGCGCGTCTTGTTCTGA
- a CDS encoding MFS transporter: MSSDTTTPAGTPREEPTEKALSPAPPPERASSPDPGRAPEADPRPAAGGYRAVFAVREFRAVFAAHLLSLLGVVVSELALTVLVYDLTGSPLLSALTFALGFLPYIVGGTLLAGVADRYPARRVLVTCDLVCAGCVAVMVLPGTPVAGLLALRCLVAAIAPVFTGTRTAALADILGEGDLYVLGRSLLRLVSQSAVLVGFGAGGLLLTAFSPRGAITLTVVTFLCSAALLRLGTRDRPARTGGEAGGTLLKESLAGARAVLGDRGIRGLLLLFWVPAFFVVAPEALAAPYAAGIGAGPAVVGLLMCAMAVGHIGAELYVATALGPRARSRIVLPAAALGLLPLVVYAFHPGPAPAVAALVLAGAGAAYIIGLDQWFVEAVPEHLRGRAMTLLTAGLMTFQGLGMALAGLAAEFFPVHQVVACSGAVGTACTLLLVVEVRRTRVRYRSARRC, encoded by the coding sequence ATGTCGAGCGACACCACCACCCCGGCGGGTACACCCCGCGAAGAGCCCACCGAGAAGGCGCTGTCCCCGGCCCCGCCCCCGGAGCGCGCCTCCTCACCCGACCCGGGCCGCGCTCCGGAGGCGGACCCCCGACCCGCTGCCGGGGGATACCGCGCGGTCTTCGCCGTGCGGGAGTTCCGGGCGGTCTTCGCCGCCCATCTGCTCTCCCTCCTCGGCGTGGTCGTCAGCGAGCTCGCACTCACCGTGCTGGTCTACGACCTCACCGGATCGCCCCTGCTGTCCGCCCTCACCTTCGCGCTCGGCTTCCTGCCGTACATCGTCGGCGGCACGCTCCTCGCCGGGGTCGCCGACCGGTACCCCGCCCGCCGCGTCCTCGTCACCTGCGACCTCGTCTGCGCCGGCTGCGTGGCCGTGATGGTGCTCCCCGGTACACCCGTCGCCGGGCTTCTCGCGCTGCGCTGCCTGGTGGCCGCGATCGCGCCCGTCTTCACCGGGACACGGACGGCGGCCCTCGCCGACATCCTCGGGGAGGGGGACCTCTACGTCCTCGGCCGCTCACTGCTGCGCCTCGTCTCGCAGAGCGCCGTGCTCGTCGGCTTCGGGGCGGGCGGGCTGCTGCTCACCGCGTTCTCCCCCCGCGGGGCGATCACGCTCACCGTGGTGACGTTCCTCTGCTCGGCGGCGCTGCTGCGCCTCGGCACCCGGGACCGGCCGGCCCGCACGGGAGGGGAGGCCGGCGGCACGCTGCTCAAGGAGTCGCTCGCCGGGGCCCGCGCCGTCCTCGGCGACCGCGGGATCCGGGGGCTGCTCCTGCTCTTCTGGGTGCCGGCCTTCTTCGTGGTCGCCCCGGAGGCCCTCGCCGCGCCGTACGCCGCGGGGATCGGCGCCGGTCCGGCCGTCGTCGGACTGCTGATGTGCGCCATGGCCGTGGGCCACATCGGTGCCGAGCTGTACGTGGCGACCGCGCTCGGTCCCCGCGCGCGCTCCCGGATCGTGCTGCCGGCCGCCGCGCTGGGGCTGCTGCCCCTCGTGGTGTACGCGTTCCACCCGGGGCCCGCGCCGGCCGTGGCCGCCCTCGTGCTGGCCGGGGCCGGGGCGGCGTACATCATCGGGCTCGACCAGTGGTTCGTCGAGGCGGTCCCCGAGCATCTGAGGGGCCGGGCGATGACGCTCCTCACCGCCGGGCTGATGACGTTCCAGGGACTCGGCATGGCTCTCGCGGGGCTTGCGGCGGAGTTCTTCCCGGTGCACCAGGTGGTCGCGTGCTCGGGGGCGGTCGGTACGGCCTGCACACTCCTGCTGGTCGTCGAGGTGCGTAGAACACGCGTCCGGTACCGAAGTGCGAGACGGTGCTGA
- a CDS encoding AIM24 family protein yields MFRLQGSKTLAVDLTGDAVKAKNGSMVAYDGRMAFKKMSGGGEGLRGMVTRRLTGEQMVMMEVSGQGTCYFADRASEINLVSLHGETLYVEASNLLATDAGLRTGTTFTGLRGGASGNGLFTTTVEGTGQAAIMSDGSAVVLRVTPQYPLNVDPGAYIAHQGRLQQHFQSGVNFRTLMGEGSGESFQIRFEGEGLVYVQPSERNTVGGDV; encoded by the coding sequence ATGTTCCGACTCCAAGGCAGCAAGACGCTCGCCGTCGACCTGACAGGCGATGCCGTCAAGGCGAAGAACGGCTCGATGGTCGCGTACGACGGCCGGATGGCGTTCAAGAAGATGTCGGGCGGCGGTGAGGGCCTCCGCGGCATGGTGACCCGCCGGCTGACCGGCGAGCAGATGGTGATGATGGAGGTGAGTGGGCAGGGCACCTGCTATTTCGCCGACCGGGCGAGCGAGATCAACCTCGTCTCGCTGCACGGCGAGACGCTGTACGTCGAGGCGAGCAATCTGCTGGCCACCGACGCCGGGCTGCGCACCGGCACCACCTTCACGGGGCTCCGGGGCGGGGCGAGCGGCAACGGCCTGTTCACGACGACCGTCGAAGGCACCGGCCAGGCTGCGATCATGTCGGACGGTTCCGCCGTGGTGCTGCGGGTGACACCCCAGTACCCGCTGAACGTCGACCCCGGCGCCTACATCGCCCACCAGGGCAGGCTCCAGCAGCACTTCCAGTCCGGGGTCAACTTCCGGACACTCATGGGCGAGGGCTCCGGCGAGTCCTTCCAGATCCGCTTCGAGGGCGAGGGCCTCGTCTACGTACAGCCCAGCGAGCGGAACACCGTCGGAGGCGATGTCTGA
- a CDS encoding DUF3817 domain-containing protein: MDIKTASALHRLRLISLPEALSFPALLIFGSLLMRVSDIDFLMPPLGALHGLLFTIYVVFLLDVWVKAKWPLKRVGLFFLLAVVPFGGLYGEKLLKKYEADGVIAARARAEGTVSA; this comes from the coding sequence GTGGACATCAAGACCGCTTCCGCCCTGCACCGGCTGCGCCTCATCTCGCTTCCCGAGGCGCTGTCCTTCCCGGCGCTGCTCATCTTCGGCTCGCTGCTCATGCGGGTCTCGGACATCGACTTCCTGATGCCGCCCCTCGGCGCGCTGCACGGCCTTCTCTTCACGATCTACGTGGTGTTCCTGCTGGACGTCTGGGTCAAGGCCAAGTGGCCGCTCAAGCGCGTCGGCCTGTTCTTCCTCCTCGCGGTCGTGCCCTTCGGCGGCCTGTACGGCGAGAAGCTGCTCAAGAAGTACGAGGCCGACGGGGTCATCGCCGCCCGCGCCCGCGCCGAGGGGACGGTCAGCGCATGA
- a CDS encoding DUF3817 domain-containing protein: protein MKRSVLTRYRVMAYVTAVMLLILCVCMIFKYGFDTGEGLTLVVSQVHGVLYIIYLIFAFDLGSKAKWPVGKLLWVLISGTIPTAAFFVERKVVREVEPLIADGSPQAVKA from the coding sequence ATGAAACGCAGTGTGCTGACCCGCTACCGGGTGATGGCCTACGTCACCGCCGTCATGCTGTTGATCCTGTGCGTGTGCATGATCTTCAAGTACGGCTTCGACACCGGTGAGGGTCTGACGCTCGTCGTCTCGCAGGTCCACGGTGTCCTCTACATCATCTACCTGATCTTCGCCTTCGACCTCGGTTCCAAGGCGAAGTGGCCGGTCGGCAAGCTGCTCTGGGTGCTGATCTCCGGGACCATCCCGACCGCCGCGTTCTTCGTCGAGCGCAAGGTGGTCCGGGAGGTCGAGCCGCTGATCGCCGACGGCTCCCCGCAGGCCGTCAAGGCCTGA